TTCGCTGACAAAACCCCCTTGCTTTTGTTCAATCGATTTCGGCATTACTGTTTATGTTCATTTCTATTAAAAATCTCTCCTTTCTGCTGTTTCCTCTTGACAAAACTCCACCTTGATTTTGTTCACTTACTTTTGTATTTGTTTACGGTATGACCAGAACTGGATTGTTTATGTTGGATTAGCAGAAAAAGGTTTGTCTTTTTGGTGTGTGATTCTGATTGTTTCTCTTTTATTGATTTATGCAACTAGGAACTGAGTTCTTATATGAGTTTTCTGTGAAAAGGTTTACTATTTTAATGATGCCTCAAGTAGTTGTACCAGTTCAGGGATGGACCCCTACACCGTAAGTTGTGTCATAAGGGTCGGCTCGGCTCAGTTTCTCCTTCAGGTACCGGAACTGATCACAACAGGCTAATATGTCCTCTTGGCCGGATCTATGCATTGTTCTTCCTTGAAGGTTTGAAAGTAGGTTGAAGTTTGTTTGTTATGAATATATAAGTTTAAAGTTTGAGTCTTGGTTGCTTATTGATCCCTCTAAGTAGTCTCCAAACTCATAACTCGTCTACATATGACATTATCAGCTGAGAGTTGAGTTTATGTGACATTATCAGCTGAGAGTTGAGGCTTAGCTGTAAAAATGCTATTACATAACTCGTGTACATATTCTAGTTTGTCTCAGATTATGATGAATTAGACATTTCTCTGTTTCTCTCTGTGAGGTTCTGAGAACTATTGTTTAGTGAAACAGTCTTATTCAAAGACGCCTTATTACAAGTATCGTTTACCGTTTTTGCAGGTCATCACACGAGAAGATGAGAACGGAAACGTCAAACTTGAGTGTCCCGCCATTAGTAAACAACAGTTTACAGCTGGGAGATTTCACATTGACTCACCGATGACAGCTACTAAAGATGCTGCTCGCATTGCTAGGCTTGATGTTATTCGTATTATCTATCAATGAGCCTACTGCTATTTCTGTGGTTTATGCTTTTGAAAGCAAAAGCAATTAAATAATTCTTGTCTTTAATCTTGGTGGTGGTACCTTTGATGTCTCTGGTACTTTACATTAAATTGTTGCTATATATATTAGTTTGATAACGAATTTTGATTTATAAAAACTCAATTGCAATGTATCTCAAATGGTGACAAAAAATATATATCTAATTTGGGGTATATGATTAAATTGCAATGTATAAATGATAATTAAACTTTTAGATTAAATTTAATATTTGAAATTAAATAACGAACAATAGAGTTTAAAGATTCTTAGTTAGCTTTGGGTATGATTAATTTGGGGTTTAAACCCTTACCCTAAACATAAACATTAAAATTTCAATATTTTCATAATATAATTTCAATCTTAAATTTAAATTTAAAATTTAATAATTTTAAAAATAGGATCCCAAATTTAAATTCTAAACCTCAAAAATTAAATCTTAAATCTATACCCTAAATATAATACCCTAAACCCCAAACTTAAATCTTACATACAAAGTCGTAAATCTATTTTTTAATTATAATATAAACTTTAAACTTATATTCCAAATATATTCTAAAACTCAAATCATATACTTAATTATAAATATTAACCCTAAACCCTAAACCACCGTATCTCTCCTTTATTTCCGAATTCGTGTAAGTTGTTTCCGTTTGGACTCTCCTTAGATTTGTTGATAAGATTCATTTTCTATTTGTCTACATACTGATTTGCTATTTTGGAATGTGGAGGAGACATGAGATTTTATGGTGGAGACAGAAGATTTGGCAGAGGAGAAGGAGGTGCCACCACCTCCATCTGTAATTCTATCCTTAGATGTGTTGATGAAATTCATTTTGTATGTGTTTATATACTGTTTTGTTTTTTTTAGAATGTGGAAGACATGAGATTTTATGGAGGAGACAGAAGATTTGGCAGAGGAAAAGGAGGCGCGACAGGCAGATCGAACAGTGGCTCCAACACCATATTGAATCCCTTCTTCAGCCATAGAATCCAGAGCCGGTTGAGGCGTCGGTGTAGAAGAAGTGGTATATGACTGAAAGATGGTGACGTTGAATCAAGCCTAGGTTTTGGTTAATTAGGTTTGGTTTAATGTGTCTTAATTAGTTTTGGTTTAATGTGTTCTGGTGTATTTAATTTTTTAATTCTGGTTAGTGTTACATTTTTTGTAATTTAATTTTAATTAATAAATAAAATTTTATTTTAAATTAAGAATTAATTTTTTCATTTAATTAATTAATCAGTATTAATTAATTAAATTTAAGTGTTTTATTTTAAATTATAGCATTATATTTATGTCATTATAAAATATTTTACAACATTAAGAAAAAGCCATAGAAAACAACATAATATCACAAATCAAATGCTATAAATGACTATCGTATAACTCATGATTAACGCTATAACATCTATATTTAAGATAGCACACGAAAAAACGCTATGATAAGGAGGGGGTCTATTATAGCTACGGCTGTCATGGCGTTCTTTGAAACGCTACGAAAACGATATAGTAGCACATTCTCGACGCTACTAATGCCGATATTTCTTGTAGTGACCGCCCCGTTAGGAGTCAGTAACGTCATGCCTTCCTGCCGTTCTTTTGAGTTCTAGTGGGGGATACCAATTCATTAGAGAGATATATGGGACAGATTTTATACATCGAATACATCTTCGGACTCGTGTGTTATCGATGTCAAGGTGGGAGTTGTTTGTGATCCGATTCAGAGCGATGCGACTGCACATGATCACTTAGATGCACTTATTCTTCCGGCTTCTCAAGTCTCCAGCTTATCCTGAAACGTACAAAAACCAGAGCCGTACAAGCCTGAATTGTTCAACATTTGTTTAGAGCTTAGCGTTGGAGGAAGAGATGGTTCAACTATAGTACAAGACGATGGACACACATGCACCTTTCTGTTGGCAACAAGATATCTTAAAGCTTATGATGGAAAGAAGTAGTGGGGCCACAAGATACGGAAGAAGGACTAAACCGTTCGAGGTATACTTTGGGTTGAGGCAGATTTGGGATGCAACACTCAGAGAAAAATAGTTTCTTCAGAGAGGTGAGATCGAGTTGGACAGATTTCAAGAATTCAAGAAGTAGTATTTTATACACAAGGTATGGGACCGATTGAAGATTCAGTTTATGGAGTTGGTACAGTGAGATGTCTCCGCCAGGAGGTTCAGGTCGAGTTAATCATATACAACAATTTCAGCATCGAGATATGTAGTCGAGTGAATTTGATTCATCGATTATGGTTTGGAGGATAAGCCAAAGATCATAAGGAAAATCTTTGGGAACTTAGCCAAGAATTTTGGAGCAGATAAAAGACCATGGAGTTTCAAAGCTTCGAGGAGATGTTAGAGTATGACGTGAATGTTAAAGACGCTATTATTGCTGAAGAAGTTAACCAAGTCATGCAGACTGTTTATTTTCCAACCGGCACAGATCAAAGGTTAGTTTCAAGCAGTGAGTTAAGTAAATCGTTGGGGATGATTTTGGGTGTACATTTCATCAGATCAAGATCGAGGACCTTAAGCTGTTATGGTTGTGACTAGCAAGAACAGAATGGTTGAGATTGTCAAAGTGTGGGAAATCCTGGAACGTTTGCATCATTCGCGCTTTAATGGTTCTTGTGAAGAGTAAGGATTTTAGGTTACCCTTCCTCATGAAGTTACCCGATCTACGTTACCTATACCTAGGAGACCACTTGTTGAACTTGTTTGCTTTTCCTTACCGTTAGTCCACATCCTAGCGTTAGGCTATTTGGGTAGAGCCTACACTTTATAGTTGTCTGGACCGTTAAAACCCCTGAAAGGTCCAATCACAGGTTTGCTTCTTTTCCCATTGTGTGTTGTGTGCATTTTTAAAATTTTATGAATGATTGAAAAATATAAAAATTAAAATTAATTGTGATCAAGGTGTCGTAAGAGACTTTGCCTATGGATGGAATTTTCCGCCCATATTGTGTTTGATTCGGGAACCACACATAGTTGTAGTTCCCGAGTAATGTCATAGTTGTAAGTAGGATTCACTTTAGTGAATTTAAATACCCGTTATGGAAAGTACTGGCTGCCAGTTAAAATTTATGGTATGTCTTTCCCCATTCCTTAGTACTTCCGTTAGAGCGGTATGTTTCTATCTAGAGTGAGATTGGCTATCTAGTTACCGAGCTCAATTAGGATGTCAAGGAAAAAAGTATTTTGAAGAAGACCTGTCACCGTTGTCCTACAATGGTACTCTACCAAGTGTTTGAGCACCACTCATATCAGTTTGGCAAGTTAAAACCTTTTGGGAAAATGGTGAAGAAGTGTACTCTAGTAACTTGACTGTTTAGAAAGTAGAAGATGAAAATGAGCAGAGTAGAGGACAGTCTGATAATCATGGAAGATGAAGATGTGTTTAAGGCATTGAAAGGATGGTCGACATCTAAAAATAACCCGTTCAGTATTCTTGTTGAACCTGGATTCTCTGCAATAGCCTAGGGATCTTACCAAGTGGTTCTCGCCGAGTTCTAGTAGCATTTAAAACATTTGTTTTAAGAAAGATTTTGTTTGACCTAGATCTTTTATGGGGGAGCGCCCATGTGAGTGATAAAGAAGAAGGACGAGATTTTGTGGTTATGTTCAACTATAACTGACGTGGCTATGGTCAAGTATGAACTTTCTAGAATTTATGAGTGGATAAGATCAGTTGCAAGGTGCAATTGGTTTTCTAAGACGCTCGATGGTTGCATCAAGTTTTAGTAAATGCTACTGCTGGGAAATTGGAAGTTGGATCAGTCAGTCATCAAGTTGCAACAAGGATTTATTGGAGATTTAGAAAAGATGTTGCTTCTATCGAATAATGGTCGTGTCCAATCTCTGTTATCGAGATTCAAAGTTCTTTCGATTGGTCGGCTACTATCAGGATTTTGTTCAAGAGTTGACACCCATATCAACCTCTGAGCTGATTGATTGAGAAAGGTATTACCTTGGGATGAAGTAAAATGAGTAAAGAAGAAGGCAAACATTTAGAGGAAGTCTCTATGTCTACGTACATCTTAGCCATGCAGGAGCCTAATCAGCCATTTATTTTTTACTTGGACGCATCGCTGGTTGGTTTAGGTGAATGCTGATGCAAGATGATATGGAAATCGTTTATGCATCAATGGAGCTAAAGAAGCATAAGGTGAATTATTCGATGAACAAGTGGGAGTTGCAACAGTTTTGTTTGCACATTAAGTTTTGGCAAGCATTTCATTAGAAAGAGAAAATGCAAGTTTCACTGATCAAAGAAGCCTTATGAAAAGCAAGCATGGTTGCTTATGCTTTAAGGAGTGGGAAAGCTAGTGTAGATATTGACAAGGAACTCAAGAATCATGAAGTTGAATTTGGAGTGATTGATTTGGCCGCTCTTTGATATACCATGGATTTCACCCATTTTTAGTCATGGTATATAAGTGTTTTAAGATATATTTATTATGTTTTAGAGTCTTTCCAAAGCAATTACAGGTTCAGCTACTTGATAGAAGGAAATAATACTTTTTGGACACTTTGGAGTACTTTTACGCGTAGAGAGTCGATCGACGCTTGAAGAGCAATATCGATCGACCAGAGCCAATTAAAATCGATCGACATCCGTTGAGCGCCATCGTTCGATATTGGATCACTCGACGATTAATCACGAAATTAGAAGACTTCATTTCCATAAAGTTTATTAATTACAACCTAAACCCTTAGCCGCCTGTGAGGCTATATGTACTACGGTTTTGTATCATTTTAGAGGCTGGAAGGTAAAGACCTAGTTTGGGAGAAGAAACATTTTGGCTACCATTAGAAGAGCTTAGGAATGGAGAGATAGATCTGAGACTGCATAACAGAGAAGATCTTGAACTCCTTTATTTCTATTACTTTTATTTTCTGTGTTCAATATTTCATTTGAGTTCTATTCAAACCATCATGACTTTGTGTCTCATGAATATGTCTGAGTAAACCCATTTGTTAGATTTAGGTTTCTCATAAAGGTTGAAAGTATGTGCTGCTAATAAGACTGTTAAAAATGTATTTTGATTGTTCTTCCATGCTTGTTAAGCTTAATGCTAAAATTAGGATTGATCACCCTCATTTTAGGTCTTAGGATTAATTGAGATAACCAACTGTTACCCTCAATACCTGAAATAGCCATCATGATCTAACTGACAAGATATCAACGAGAGTTGGTCTAGAAAGTTAGAGAACAGCTTCAAACCCTCTCGCAAGGCTTGCTAGAAGAACCGTCGATCGACACGACAATCGTTGTGTCGATCGATTGTTTAAAAGGTGTATCGAACGATGCGCATCACGTCACATCGATCGACTCTTTCTCGAGATCAAAAGACGACAGTTGAAATCCGAGATCTAGTAAAGAAAACCTATCTGGTTTTACCATTGTTTGAGTTCAAAAACCGTCAAACCCTTTAGTCTAAACTAAGTTGCATGCTTTCATACCTGAGAATTTGCCAAAGTCTAGCTGTTTTCTCATCCTTAAAACAACTTCAACTTAAACATCCGAACAATTGCCTTGTTCGACTCATCATATACTGCTTTTAAAAAAACAAACCTCTTAGTCTATCTTTACTTCTAATCCCTTAGATCTGTTGAGTAATCCTAGAATCCTTGTGGATTCGATCCCTAAGTACTGCATCTGAACCTCTTATTTGAGAGAGTAATTCACTCCTTAGAGTAATTTGAGTGATATCAAATTTGGCGCCGTTGCCGGAGACTCTTTCTTATTACCATTAGGTTTAATTTAGAATTTAGTATAGACTTGTTACGAAAAACTTGCTAAGTTTTCTTCTTTCCCTGTCTACGCAGACACTAAGAATGGAGAACATAGAACTCGGCCGAGCATTGATCGACGAAGATGTAATGTTATCGAGCGACGTGGAGACCGAAGAATTGACTGACACGGAGCTCCTGACATTGATCGACACCTCCCAGCCGGAAGCAGGTAAGTCTTCTCTTACCGAGCTTATTAATGAGGAAGTAATCCAAACTGAACCAATAGGTCAATTGAGCAATGAGACTAGCCAAACTAAACAGGGACTGAAATCCCTGTTGAGATAAATCCCACCTTGATAAAAGGTGAAGAGATAAGATTGCCTTTGCANNNNNNNNNNNNNNNNNNNNNNNNNGTCCGCTATTAAAATACCAGGAGACGATACCAAGAAATCTAAGTTCAACGCAGATTACTACTGTATGGTTCGTCGAAACCCATTCCGTGGATCTCTCTCTGAGAACCCGCAAGATCACATAGAAGTTTTGGAAGAATTAATCCCAGATGAATACAATCATTGCAAACTATTCTCATTTTCTCTAGAGGGAGAAGCTCTCAGATGGCTAAACTGTTTAGCAACAGGATCCCTTACTTGTTGGGAAGAGATTAGAAACGCCTTCCTTAAGAAATTTTTTGATGATGATCGCTATTGGGAAGTAAGGAGACAAATCTTTACATTCCGCCAAGATCCACGTGAATCGTTTAAAAACGCCTGGGGAAGATTCAGGAGTTATGAACTTGAATGTCCCCATCATGGTTATTCAGAACCACAACTCCTTAACATCTTCTATGGAGGTGTTAACTTGAGCTAAAAAACTACACTCGACATGGCAAGTGAAGGAAATTTCGTCACTAGGAGCCCCGAAGATGCTAGACGCCTTATCGAAAATGTAGCAACGGGAAAATCCTATGAAAAGAAGGTTACGGAAAGTTAATGGAGAAGGCAGATTCTTTGAGTGAGCTTATCCGAAAATTAGAAAGTCAAGTAGCTGAAATTGTGGCTGCCATTAAAAAAGAAACAGGACGTCTTCCCGGGAGAACTGATTTAAACCCGAGACGTTAAGTCACTGCCGTAATGTTGCGTAGCGGAAAACGTCTCGCGACAAACACGAAGAACAACACCGAAATTGGTAGTTCTGCCAATGCTGATGAAACAGGCAAGAACAATTCTCAGCCTATACTTCTTGATGACCCTGACCCAAAACCTTCTCGCGAAAACAGGAAATCTACCACTGAAAAAAATAAGAAAAAGACTATAGACTTAGAAAAAGAAGACGATTCAGATATTGAGGCCGAAATCGATCGACAGTATGGTAACCACGTCGATCGACCGGTGAACCTTGTCGTCGATCAACTTTCAGATAACCCTATCGATCGACATTCCACTCAACCCGAACCAATGATTGAAAGAGTCTATAGAACCCTACCCCTTATCCTCCTAAAACGCAGACTAAGAAATCATTAGAATATGCAATCTGCAAGAAAGCATTGGATAGAATTACTATAGAGATGTCCCTTAGTGATGCTATGAAAATAGCACCTTCGATAAAGAAGTGTGTGAAGGATATGACGTCTCCAAACTATCTAACTGCGGAACAAAGCGTGATGATGGTGTCAGAGGAAGTAAGTGCCATGATTCGAGGAGAAACTCCAACTAAGAGGCCTGATCCTGGTAGTTTCGTCCTAGATTGCAATATACAGAACACGCGTTTTCCTCGATCACTATGTGATCTTGGCTCTAGCATGAATCTTATGCCTTACTCCATCGCAGTAACCTTGGGATATAACGAGTTTATGCCAACTCCGATAACCTTGGTTCTAGCTGATCGGTCTATAAGGGTACCTGAAGGGATTCTCGAAGATTCCCGTAAAAATTAATGATTGCTTTGTGCCTACGGATTTTGTTGTGTTAAAATACAGACAAGAACCAAAAGACCCCCCTCATTCTGGGTCGGACATTCCTAGCTACAGCTGGAGCGATCATTGATGTGAAAGAAGGTCGAATAAATTTGAACATCGGGGACATTTCGATAACCTTTGATATGGAAAGGCTAATCAAGCAATCCTTGATAGATGACCAAGCCTTCTATGTGGAAGAAGTTTCTGAGGTAGATAAGGAATCTTTCATAGACATGTGCTCAGACGACCCCTTAGAAAATGCTCTTACCAATATGGAAAAGGAAATCTTCAGCATAGATAATAGGACAGACGATTACGTGCGAGTGATAGATGCAAGTATCGAGGTTACGAACATCGAAGAAGATGATGACTCAGACATTATAGTCGATCGATACCTCAGAGAGGCCGTCGATCGACAACCATCTTCATTATCTAATTGGTCTAAAGACAAAGCACCAAAGGTTGAATTAAAACCCCTCCCCATTAGTCTTAAATATGCATTTCTTTATGACCAATCCTACCCTGTTATTGTCAACGCCAATCTCACTAGCGGAGAACTTGCGTTATTTTAGAATAAACTACGCAAGCACAGGAAAGCAATCGGGTATTCTCTCGATGATATTCCTGGTATTTCTCCTGATCTTTGCATGCACCGTATTCATTTGGAAGACGACGCTAAAACGTCGATAGAACAGCAAAGAAAATTAAATTCGAATCTAAAGGAAGTAGTCAAAAAGGAAATTATTAATCTTCTAGATGCTGGAGTTATCTATCATATTTCAGATAGTAAATGGGTAAGCCCCGTACATGTTGTACCCAAAAAGGGAGGTATTACAGTAGTGAAGAACAAAAACTAAGAACTCATCCCGATCCTTACCGTCACTGGACATCGGATGTGTATCGACTATAGGAAATTAAATGCCGCTACTAGGAAATATCACTTTCCCCTGTCCTTTATTGATCAAATGCTGGAACGCTTAGCCAATCACCAGTATTACTGTTTTCTTGATGGATATTCAGGATTTTTCCAAACTCCCATACATCCAAATGATCAAGAAAAGACAACCTTTACATGCCCATATGGAACATTTGCGTATCGCAAAATGCCATTTGGTCTTTGTAATGCCTCCGCCACTTTCCAACGTTGCATGATGTGAATTTTTACAGACATGATCGAGGACTTTATGGAAGTCTTTATGGATGACTTTTCAGTCTACAGATCAAATTTTAAGAGTTGCCTCGATAATTTATGTGAGGTATTGGAAAGATGCGAAGAAAAGAACATTGTCCTAAATTGGCAAAAATGTCATTTTATGGTTAACGATGGCATCGTATTAGGACATAAGGCTTCCGCCGCTGGTATAGAGGTAGATAGAGCTAAAATCGAGGTAATGACCGGTCTACCAGCACCCAAAAATGTAAAAGACGTGCGAAGTTTTCTCGGACACGCCGGCTTTTATAGGAGGTTTATACAAGACTTTAGCGAAATTACTAGACCTTTAAATAACATCTTATGGAAGGAAGTAAAGTTCAATTTTACACCAGAATGCATGAAAGCTTTCGATGATTTAAAAAATCCCTTATAACTGCCCCCGTCGTTCAAGCTCCCGACTGGAATCTCCCTTTCGAGATCATGTGCGATGCGAGTGATTTTGCGATAGGAGCAGTTTTGGGCCAAAGAAAAGATAAAAAGCTGCATGTCATCTACTACGCCAGTCGTGCGCTTGATGAAGCGCAACAGAATTATGCAACAACAGAAAAAGAACTAATCGCCGTAGTTGATGCATTTGAAAAATTCCGTCAATATCTAATTGGCACACATGTGATAGTTCACACTGACCACGCTGCCATTAAATATATGATGCAAAAGAAAGATGCAAAACCTCGACTCATACGCTGGATTTTACTACTCCAAGAGTTTGATATTGAAATTAAAGATAAACGAGGAGTAGATAATGGAGTCGCTGACCATCTTTCTCGAATCAGAATAGGGGATAAAGTCCCTATAGACGACTTCTTCCCAACAGAGAACGTTGCACAAATAGACACATCTTTCGTAGGTCAAATTTCTCTCACTTCCAATGAGACATCGATCGATGCGAAAGAAAACATATCAATCGATTCCAGTAGTGATACATCGGTCGATAACGACAGTATCGCAACGCCTCGATCCCCTAGTAACAACAATCACGACACCTTGTCTATAAAAATAAATATTGACATAAAGGTTAAAGTTGCTAGTGATAAGATTAATCTCACACCTAATGAAGAATCGCAATGAGAGGTGCAAGCAATTGGTTGGAACTCGAAAGATCGACCCTGGTATGCTGATATAGTAAACTATTTGGCAGCCGAAGTCGAGCCTGAAGAACTCAAGGAGTATATGAGGAAGAAATTCTTCAGAGAAGTTAGAAGATATCATTGGGATGAACCATACCTCTAAAGGCATTGCTCTGATGAGATATACAGACGATGCGTATCCGAAGCTGAAATTCCGGACATTATATACCAATGTCATGGATATGACTATGCAGGACATTTTGCCACCTACAAAACTGTTTCGAAAATCCTTCAAGCAGGATTCTGGTGGTCGACGACTTTTCGCGATGTCCATGCATTTATAACACAATGTGACAGATGCCAAAGANNNNNNNNNNNNNNNNNNNNNNNNNNNNNNNNNNNNNNNNNNNNNNNNNNNNNNNNNNNNNNNNNNNNNNNNNNNNNNNNNNNNNNGATTTCATGGGTCCTTTCCCATCCTCATACGGAAACAAGTATATACTAGTCGCTGTGGACTACGTATCCAAATGGGTTGAAGCAATAGCTTCCCCAACCAACGACGCATCTGTAGTTATTAAGCTTTTCAAGAGCATAATCTTTCCGCGGTTTGGAGTTCCTACAATAGTCATTAGTGACTGTGGAACCCATTTCATCATTAAGGTATTTGATGGATTGCTTAAAAAGAACGGTGTTCAGCATAGAGTAGCTACGCCCTACCACCCACAAACCAGTGGACAGGTAGAAGTCTCTAATCGGCAAATCAAAGAAATTCTAGAGAAAACTGTAGGAATTGCCAGAAAAGATTGGTCTAGGAAACTAGATAATGCACTTTGGACCTACAGGACCGCCTATAAGACACCGTTGGGAACAACACCATTCCACCTCCTTTATGGCAAATCCTCTCATTTACCAGTCGAATTGGAGCATAAAGCAGCTTGGGCCACTAAACTTCTGAATTTTGATATAAAGCCTGCTGCTGAAAGGAGACTCATCCAGCTTAACGAGCTTGATGAAATCAGACATTTAGCCTATGAAAATTTGAAACTATATAAAGAAAGGACTAAAGCGTACCACGATAAGAAGATCTTATCCCGACATTTTGAACCGGATGATCAAGTCCTTCTTTATAATTCTCGGCTAAGGCTATTTCCTGGAAAGCTTAAATCTCGTTGGTCTAGACCATTCACAGTAACAGACGTAAAACCCTCCGGAGCCATAACTCTACAAAGTGATAAAGGGGATGAATTCACAGTGAACGGCCAACGAGTAAAACATTATTGGGCCAAACCCCCAGCAAATCGTCCCATTATTCTAAAACCCCCTGATAACTAGTTTATCAGGAAGTCGAGCTAAAGACTTTAAAATTTAAGCGCTGAGTGGGAAGCAACCCATTTTCTTTTAAAAAAAAAAATTATTTTTATTGTATTTTTATTTATATCTATATTTATATTTATATCTTATTATTAGTAAAATATTAGGAGTAATAGAAATCAAGAGTAGTTTATTTGGAGAAATATCGATCGATGTAGCTGTCTTGCCATCGATCGATGTGGACATATCGAGGGTTAACCTCATTTAACTCGACATCCGCCTCTTTCTCCTCTCATTCCCGAAACCCTAACGAAATCCAAACCTCTCTTTTCTCTCTTGATTCTTGACGGAATTCCTCCGTTTCTCGCCCTAATCCACTCGATTTCTCATTCTCTATCTGTTTAGTTCATTCACTCATCCAATCTACAAGGTTTGACTTCGCAATTCTCTATTGTTAGGAATTTTTAGAGTTGAGTTTTGAGATGCACTAGAACTTATGATTAGGCGCGGATTTGGGATGGTTTTGACGTTTCTAACGATTATCTAGTGTTAGGATTATGGATTTTATGTTGTTAATGCCCTGAAAGTGCGATTTCGAATTGAGTGATCTTTGCAGGTTTCGCGATTCGACATCGATTGATGCGAACTCTATAGCGTCGATCGATACCCTTATTGTCGACTAATTCTTAACGACATATATCGATCGATGTCTCACATACTTCATCGATCGAGGAGGAGATACGACGAAGCTAGTACATCCATACAGCACCGCGACCCTTGGCCTCGTGACGATAAAACACCCATCGACACATTCGAGGAGTTCGCTGACCCGAAGAAAGGGGTCAACAGCAAGGAGTGCATCAACCGCGTGCTCAAGGACGAGTGGGACGACTACGACAGCTTGTTCTACAACGCTTGGCTTGGCGTCTCTATCGAGCCTACACGGTTCATCGACCCATACATCTTACGGAAGCTCCGGATCGAGACAGACATCAGGTAGATGATCACGTAGCTCGGACTTGGTACCATGGCCATTCGCGCATACGATCTCCACGTCGACTTGGTCTGACAGTTTATGGCCACAGTCGAGCTCAGCTACAGCACCTAGAAGGCGAGGGTAGCAGGAGATGGTACACTGACCTTCTTCGCCAGGGGAATTCGATACAGGATCTCCATCCCCGAGCTCTGCCGCATCTACGGTTTCGATGAGGCTGCATCT
The DNA window shown above is from Brassica oleracea var. oleracea cultivar TO1000 chromosome C3, BOL, whole genome shotgun sequence and carries:
- the LOC106330818 gene encoding uncharacterized protein LOC106330818 translates to MGPFPSSYGNKYILVAVDYVSKWVEAIASPTNDASVVIKLFKSIIFPRFGVPTIVISDCGTHFIIKVFDGLLKKNGVQHRVATPYHPQTSGQVEVSNRQIKEILEKTVGIARKDWSRKLDNALWTYRTAYKTPLGTTPFHLLYGKSSHLPVELEHKAAWATKLLNFDIKPAAERRLIQLNELDEIRHLAYENLKLYKERTKAYHDKKILSRHFEPDDQVLLYNSRLRLFPGKLKSRWSRPFTVTDVKPSGAITLQSDKGDEFTVNGQRVKHYWAKPPANRPIILKPPDN